A part of Capsicum annuum cultivar UCD-10X-F1 chromosome 6, UCD10Xv1.1, whole genome shotgun sequence genomic DNA contains:
- the LOC107875640 gene encoding peroxisome biogenesis protein 16 isoform X2 has protein sequence MITTVNEYIIETTPTEVHTRCAGSSSIPLSLCLTLLKDLETSIEVVAEQLYGEKNKWNLIAISEVVKVCIRLVIFRKTGYKMLLQGGETENAENDSDSSCPQETKRRIDKPTGNEESGTTKTLHLQNSENLEGRAISALSSFGKNASMQQPQAIMEPPIKLVERPSLWTFLSEKGVPGGFFVTGEVLFIIRPLVYVLLMRKYGTRSWFPWCVSLAVDLIGNSIVSVALMCQHSGKNQQLQYCDSEKDELKRRRMLWALYLMRDPLFTKYTRQKLESTQRLVQTVPILGFVAEKLIEILIGVQTRFTYTSGS, from the exons ATGATTACTACCGTGAACGAATATATAATAGAGACAACTCCAACCGAGGTGCATACGAGATGTGCAGGGTCTTCTTCTATCCCTTTATCATTGTGCCTTACTTTGCTGAAAGACTTGGAGACATCGATTGAGGTTGTGGCTGAGCAACTTTATGGTGAAAAGAACAAATGGAATTTGATTGCCATATCTGAGGTCGTCAA GGTTTGTATTAGGCTGGTTATCTTCAGGAAGACTGGCTACAAAATGCTTTTGCAAGGAGGGGAGACTGAAAATGCAGAAAATGATTCTGATTCTTCTTGTCCCCAAGAAACGAAGAGGCGGATTGATAAACCTACTGGAAATGAAGAGTCTGGTACCACAAAAACACTTCATTTGCAAAACTCGGAGAATCTTGAAGGCAGGGCAATATCTGCCTTAAGCAGTTTTGGCAAGAATGCTTCAATGCAACAGCCACAAGCAATAATGGAACCTCCAA TTAAACTAGTTGAGAGACCTAGTTTATGGACTTTCTTATCTGAGAAAGGTGTTCCTGGAGGCTTCTTTGTGACGGGGGAGGTTTTGTTCATCATAAGGCCTCTTGTTTATGTACTATTGATGAGGAAATATGGAACACGGTCATGGTTTCCCTGGTGCGTGTCTCTGGCTGTGGACCTCATCGGAAATAGCATTGTCTCAGTTGCATTGATGTGTCAACATAGCGGGAAAAATCAGCAACTTCAGTATTGTGACTCTGAGAAGGACGAG TTAAAAAGGCGGAGAATGTTGTGGGCGTTGTACCTCATGCGAGATCCACTTTTCACCAAGTATACCAG GCAAAAACTTGAAAGCACTCAAAGGCTAGTGCAAACCGTTCCCATTCTTGGATTTGTTGCAG aaaaattaattgaaattcttATTGGAGTTCAAACGCGTTTCACATACACGTCTGGTTCATAA
- the LOC107875644 gene encoding cytochrome P450 94C1 — translation MATTLFFLILAVLVLVLSILFFLSRIKPYCECEICKGYLNSSWSLEFKNLCDWYCHLLKKSPSGTIHVHVLGNVITANPKNVEYMLKTKFDNFPKGKQFSTILGDLLGRGIFAVDGEMWKFQRKMASLELGSVSIRSFAFEIVGDEIRNRLIPLLESNVQNGDVFDLQDVLRRFSFDSICKFSFGMDPGCLKLSLPVSDLQVAFDLASKLSAERAMTVSPLVWKIKRALNIGSEKKLKEAIRMVDILAEEVIIHKRKNDFSSQNDLLSRFMRNIDDDKLLRDIVVSFLLAGRDTVASALTTFFWLLSQHPQVIDEIRLESSRVMGGTEKATLATFEEIREMHYLTAAIHESIRLFPPVQFDSKFCLEDDILPDGTFVAKGTRVTYHPYAMGRMEGIWGQNCLEFKPERWLEDGVFKPQCPFKYPVFQGGVRVCLGKDLAIAEMKTLALAMIRQFDFQVVSKDQTPKFMPGLTATLRGGLPIMVQERR, via the coding sequence ATGGCTACTACTTTGTTCTTCTTGATTTTGGCAGTACTAGTACTAGTGTTATcaattctcttctttctttctagaATTAAACCTTATTGTGAGTGTGAGATTTGTAAAGGGTACTTGAATTCTAGCTGGTCTTTAGAATTCAAGAATCTTTGTGATTGGTACTGTCATCTACTGAAAAAGTCACCAAGTGGTACAATACATGTACACGTTCTTGGAAATGTAATCACAGCAAATCCAAAAAACGTTGAGTACATGCTCAAAACAAAATTCGATAATTTCCCTAAAGGGAAACAATTTTCCACAATCCTCGGCGATTTATTAGGCCGAGGAATTTTCGCCGTAGACGGTGAAATGTGGAAATTTCAGCGTAAAATGGCGAGTTTAGAACTCGGAAGCGTATCGATACGTTCGTTCGCTTTCGAGATCGTTGGTGACGAAATTAGAAACAGGTTGATTCCGCTTTTGGAAAGTAACGTCCAAAACGGCGACGTTTTTGATTTGCAAGACGTTTTACGGAGATTTTCGTTTGATAGTATATGTAAATTTTCATTTGGTATGGATCCTGGTTGTTTGAAATTATCACTGCCTGTTTCAGATCTTCAAGTTGCGTTTGATTTAGCTTCGAAATTGTCTGCTGAAAGAGCTATGACAGTTTCCCCTTTGGTATGGAAAATTAAAAGGGCTTTGAATATTGGATCAGAAAAGAAGCTAAAGGAAGCAATTAGAATGGTTGATATTCTTGCTGAAGAGGTAattattcataaaagaaaaaatgatttttcttcccAAAATGACCTTTTGTCTAGGTTCATGAGGAAcattgatgatgacaaactacTTAGGGACATTGTGGTCAGTTTTCTTCTAGCTGGAAGAGACACTGTTGCGTCAGCTTTGACTACTTTCTTTTGGCTATTAAGCCAACACCCACAAGTCATAGATGAAATTCGACTTGAGTCGAGTCGAGTCATGGGAGGAACAGAAAAGGCGACTCTTGCTACTTTTGAGGAGATTCGGGAAATGCACTATCTGACCGCGGCTATACATGAGAGCATTAGGCTATTTCCACCGGTTCAATTTGATTCGAAGTTTTGCCTTGAAGATGATATTCTCCCTGATGGTACGTTCGTGGCTAAAGGGACCAGGGTGACTTATCATCCATACGCGATGGGGAGAATGGAGGGTATTTGGGGTCAAAATTGTCTTGAATTCAAGCCAGAAAGATGGTTGGAAGACGGGGTTTTCAAGCCACAATGTCCTTTTAAGTATCCGGTTTTTCAAGGTGGGGTTAGGGTTTGTTTAGGCAAAGATTTGGCTATTGCGGAGATGAAGACTCTTGCTTTGGCTATGATTAGAcaatttgattttcaagttgtgtcAAAAGATCAGACACCAAAGTTCATGCCAGGCTTGACAGCCACATTGAGAGGCGGACTTCCCATCATGGTTCAAGAAAGACGATAA
- the LOC107875642 gene encoding uncharacterized protein LOC107875642, which yields MDNSAAATPASQPPLAAQLQQLHSQESFTANLRTFSDSLSAFQQCFNDLQRHIDSIRTSINSLLPPPLPATSSLPAVAASEPAPKPETEPESSWESDPSEDLEEEEVEGEVTEVVKEEFGEGEGENEGEKVKSELPHSELEIVSEKTDNLEGEGKGDEAKSPEPPCSVPKLPRSELEMVCEMMDDREGEGEGEGEEVKSPKPPCSELKLPHSELEIVCETMDNRKGEGEGEEVKSGRSELEMFCERMDHRRMRKYMMTHISDFQGLREQVTKALTLSPNPATFVFKCIGKFYLQAVAKKDNDSPLFWGRKAKVLLLECLLLMKGIDNKVVEIEEWVKVEAEQAALLWLERMNSEGIKPHELDARGLLLLIGFFGIPDKFTNGNIRNLLQVSNVKWVYNALGRSNVIMAKFQEIIEEMVANKAVIRAVNTASDLGMQEKFNPKTLLTTFVRESKESFEKMDGLQSAHQKNIRAKRKYLSDLKSINKCLRSHEVDPSEVLPGWEINKKIIGLQKEIAEFDKQIADQKAAEQNAGLHKRKIDGTVWLSNKEVKHTHFLNPWLPQGGGIAGHNYRYFMPPMVLHGPVAGSMGGHVGQFYGYAHTPPTYLEGPSVMAGGTYRPAPFTENSKGSPNTIPGDAKRPPP from the coding sequence ATGGACAATTCCGCCGCAGCAACGCCGGCGTCGCAGCCACCATTAGCCGCTCAATTGCAACAATTACATTCGCAGGAATCGTTCACTGCCAATCTCCGCACATTCTCCGACTCCCTTTCCGCTTTCCAACAATGCTTCAATGATCTACAACGGCATATTGATTCAATTCGAACCTCGATCAACTCATTGCTGCCTCCTCCTTTACCCGCTACGTCATCATTACCAGCAGTTGCAGCCTCAGAGCCAGCACCAAAACCAGAAACGGAACCGGAATCATCTTGGGAATCGGACCCCTCTGAAGatctagaagaagaagaagtcgaGGGAGAGGTAACGGAAGTGGTAAAAGAAGAATTCGGTGAGGGCGAAGGCGAAAACGAAGGGGAGAAAGTGAAATCTGAATTACCTCATTCAGAGTTGGAAATCGTCTCCGAAAAGACGGATAATCTGGAGGGCGAAGGCAAAGGAGACGAAGCGAAATCTCCGGAACCTCCTTGTTCAGTGCCGAAATTGCCTCGTTCAGAGTTGGAAATGGTGTGCGAAATGATGGACGATCGGGAGGGCGAAGGCGAAGGCGAAGGAGAGGAAGTGAAATCTCCTAAACCTCCTTGTTCAGAACTGAAATTACCTCATTCAGAGTTAGAAATCGTCTGCGAAACGATGGATAATCGTAAGGGGGAGGGTGAAGGAGAGGAGGTGAAATCGGGTCGTTCAGAGTTGGAAATGTTCTGCGAAAGGATGGACCATCGTCGTATGCGGAAGTACATGATGACACATATCTCAGATTTTCAAGGACTGCGTGAACAAGTAACCAAGGCATTGACACTTTCGCCTAATCCTGCAACCTTTGTATTTAAATGTATTGGCAAGTTTTATCTTCAAGCTGTTGCGAAGAAAGATAATGACTCACCTTTATTCTGGGGAAGGAAAGCTAAAGTGTTGCTTTTGGAGTGCTTGTTATTAATGAAAGGAATCGATAATAAGGTAGTTGAGATTGAGGAATGGGTGAAAGTAGAGGCGGAGCAAGCAGCTTTATTGTGGTTGGAGAGGATGAATTCTGAAGGAATAAAGCCTCATGAACTTGATGCCCGGGGTTTGCTGTTGCTTATTGGATTTTTCGGGATTCCAGATAAATTTACTAATGGAAATATCAGAAATTTGCTTCAGGTAAGTAACGTTAAGTGGGTTTACAATGCACTCGGAAGATCAAATGTTATCATGGCCAAGTTCCAAGAAATAATAGAGGAAATGGTAGCAAATAAGGCGGTAATTAGAGCTGTTAATACTGCCTCTGATCTTGGAATGCAGGAGAAGTTTAACCCTAAGACACTTTTGACAACATTTGTTAGAGAGTCGAAAGAATCATTTGAAAAAATGGATGGATTACAAAGTGCACATCAAAAGAATATTAGAGCAAAAAGGAAGTACTTATCTGATCTTAAATCGATCAACAAATGTTTGAGAAGTCATGAGGTTGATCCTTCAGAGGTCCTTCCTGGATGGGAAATCAACAAGAAGATAATAGGCTTGCAGAAAGAAATTGCTGAATTCGATAAGCAGATAGCTGATCAGAAGGCAGCAGAGCAAAATGCCGGATTGCATAAGAGAAAAATTGATGGAACTGTGTGGTTGAGCAACAAGGAAGTGAAACACACACATTTTTTAAATCCATGGCTGCCACAAGGTGGTGGAATTGCTGGCCACAATTATCGTTATTTTATGCCCCCTATGGTATTGCATGGACCTGTTGCGGGTTCAATGGGAGGTCATGTTGGTCAATTTTATGGATATGCTCATACGCCACCAACCTACTTGGAAGGGCCAAGCGTCATGGCCGGTGGTACTTATAGGCCTGCACCATTCACGGAAAACTCCAAGGGCTCGCCGAACACCATACCTGGTGATGCTAAAAGGCCACCACCATAG
- the LOC107875643 gene encoding 60S acidic ribosomal protein P2 produces MKVIAAYLLAVLGGNTNPTDKDLKKILASVGAEGEDDRIQLLLSEVKGKDITELIAAGREKLASVPSGGGAVAVAASAGGGAAAPAAEEKKEEKKAEEKEESDDDMGFSLFD; encoded by the exons atgaaggttATCGCTGCTTACTTGTTGGCCGTGTTGGGTGGAAACACCAACCCTACTGATAAGGATTTGAAGAAAATCCTTGCATCTG TTGGAGCTGAGGGTGAAGATGATAGGATTCAACTACTACTCTCTGAAGTTAAGGGCAAAGATATCACTGAGCTGATTGCTGCCGGCAGAGAAAAGTTGGCTTCAGTACCTTCTGGTGGTGGTGCTGTTGCAGTTGCTGCATCTGCTGGTGGCGGTGCTGCTGCACCTGCTGCTGAggagaagaaggaagaaaagaaagcggaagaaaaagaagagtcaGATGAC GACATGGGCTTCAGTCTTTTTGATTAG